Proteins encoded by one window of Nicotiana tabacum cultivar K326 chromosome 10, ASM71507v2, whole genome shotgun sequence:
- the LOC107817410 gene encoding LOW QUALITY PROTEIN: gamma-tubulin complex component 3-like (The sequence of the model RefSeq protein was modified relative to this genomic sequence to represent the inferred CDS: inserted 1 base in 1 codon): protein MDDGDKRALDLVKELVHRLLSTSPPPPTPNSLNPNPNLPSDQQFHQALRYAIRILSSRMTPSIAADDSAMAESIKRRLATQGKSSDALTFADVYSKFSSKTGPGSVKNKWAVLYLLKTVSEDRKIQKHQSNSVASSGFLSSALSGGLPELVGSESNHNLNNLKGELGKMEKSYGDGSLSNKFKNLNCLGDNSRSLRGRGDVGKGWSGGVLMVYKDPENLRDMAYKEFVDLSKEENEVSEEVLVRDVLYACQGXDGKYVRYDKNADGYVLPDWMKVPRATRSVVRKLCELGWLFRKVKGYISESMDQFPAQDVGTVGQAFCAALQDELSEYYKLLAVLEGQAMNPIPLGSGGGCSGNYMSLRRLSVWFAEPIVKMRLMAVLVDNCKSLKGGAMAGAIHMHAQHGDPLVNDFMKRLLRRVCSPLFEMVRRWVLEGELEDIFAEFFIVSQTVKDESLWREGYRLHAHMLPAFISQSLAKQILRTGKSINFLRVCCDDRGWADAATEAATAVGTTTTRGSLGYGETDALESLVTEAAKRIDKHLLELMHKRYMFKEHCLAIKRYLLLGQGDFVQYLMDIVGPELSEPANTISSFKLATLLESAVTSSNAQYDGCDIRSRLRVKMMPHNTGDRGWDVFSLEYDAGVPLNTIFTESVMTRYIRVFNFLWKLRRVEHALTGAWKTMKPNCITSHFFSKLPQAVKFQLILTSRKCQVLWDEMNHFVSNLQYYIMFEVLEVSWSNFVKEMELAKDLDDLLAAHEKYLFSILEKSLLGERSQDLNKTLFVLFDLILRFRSHADRLYEGINELQSRTAESSTNSRDKVKSRGKSNDKSSEPGSWLGEGRKAFTQRAGEFLRNMGNDIDAIGKDYATIFEGFISQLPVQQHIDLKFLMFRLNFTEFYSQLRPITRGNLF, encoded by the exons ATGGACGACGGCGACAAAAGAGCCCTAGATCTAGTCAAAGAACTAGTCCACCGCTTACTCTCCACTTCTCCACCTCCCCCCACCCCCAATTCCTTAAACCCTAACCCTAACCTCCCTTCAGATCAACAGTTCCATCAAGCTTTAAGATACGCTATTCGCATACTCTCCAGTCGAATGACACCTTCAATTGCTGCCGACGATTCCGCAATGGCTGAATCCATTAAGCGACGGTTAGCTACTCAAGGTAAATCCTCTGATGCCCTCACTTTTGCCGATGTTTATTCCAAATTCTCGTCGAAAACGGGACCTGGAAGTGTGAAAAACAAATGGGCTGTTTTATATTTGCTTAAAACTGTCTCTGAAGATCGTAAAATTCAAAAACATCAGTCCAATAGTGTAGCTTCTAGCGGGTTTTTAAGCTCCGCATTGTCAGGTGGGTTACCTGAATTGGTTGGAAGTGAATCGAATCATAATTTGAATAATTTGAAGGGTGAATTGGGGAAAATGGAGAAGAGTTATGGTGATGGTAGTTTGAGTAATAAATTTAAGAATTTGAATTGTTTAGGGGATAATTCGAGGAGTTTGAGGGGTAGAGGTGATGTAGGGAAGGGATGGAGTGGAGGGGTTTTGATGGTTTATAAGGATCCGGAGAACTTGCGAGACATGGCGTATAAGGAATTTGTGGATTTGTCGAAGGAAGAGAATGAGGTGTCCGAGGAGGTTTTGGTGAGGGATGTGTTGTATGCTTGTCAAG ATGATGGAAAGTATGTGAGGTATGATAAGAATGCTGATGGCTATGTGTTGCCTGATTGGATGAAGGTTCCAAGGGCTACTAGGAGTGTAGTTAGGAAGCTTTGTGAGCTTGGCTGGTTGTTTAGGAAAGTTAAAGGGTATATCTCCGAGAGTATGGATCAGTTCCCTGCTCAAGATGTAGGCACCGTTGGACAAGCGTTTTGTGCTGCATTGCAGGATGAGCTTTCGGAGTACTATAAATTGTTGGCAGTGCTCGAAGGGCAGGCGATGAATCCGATACCGTTGGGTTCGGGGGGTGGATGTTCAGGGAATTATATGTCTCTAAGAAGACTGTCGGTTTGGTTCGCTGAGCCGATTGTGAAGATGAGATTGATGGCTGTTTTAGTTGATAACTGTAAGAGCTTGAAGGGTGGGGCAATGGCTGGAGCAATTCACATGCATGCTCAGCATGGTGATCCACTCGTCAATGATTTCATGAAAAGGCTACTGCGTCGGGTGTGTTCGCCTCTTTTTGAGATGGTGAGGAGATGGGTACTTGAAGGAGAGCTTGAAGATATATTTGCTGAGTTTTTCATTGTGAGTCAAACTGTCAAAGACGAGTCCCTTTGGAGAGAAGGTTACCGCCTTCATGCTCACATGCTTCCTGCTTTTATTTCTCAATCTCTTGCTAAACAGATTTTAAGGACTGGCAAGTCAATCAACTTTCTCAGAGTTTGTTGTGATGATCGAGGTTGGGCTGATGCTGCAACAGAAGCAGCAACAGCTGTTGGAACTACAACCACGAGAGGAAGTCTTGGATATGGTGAAACTGATGCACTTGAATCTTTGGTTACAGAAGCTGCAAAAAGAATCGATAAGCATTTACTTGAACTCATGCACAAAAGATACATGTTCAAGGAACATTGTCTTGCCATTAAGCGCTATTTGCTTCTCGGTCAAGGTGATTTTGTACAATATCTAATGGATATTGTTGGTCCTGAGCTTTCTGAGCCGGCTAATACTATCAGCTCATTTAAGCTGGCAACCTTGTTGGAGAGTGCTGTCACATCGTCTAATGCGCAGTATGATGGCTGTGATATACGGTCTAGATTAAGGGTTAAGATGATGCCACATAACACTGGAGATAGAGGGTGGGATGTATTTTCTTTGGAATACGATGCAGGTGTTcctttaaatacaatttttacaGAGTCTGTAATGACAAGATATATAAGAGTCTTCAATTTCTTGTGGAAACTCAGAAGAGTAGAACATGCACTAACTGGTGCTTGGAAAACCATGAAACCAAATTGTATCACTTCCCATTTCTTCTCCAAGTTGCCCCAAGCTGTTAAGTTCCAGTTGATTTTGACATCAAGAAAGTGTCAAGTTCTTTGGGATGAGATGAATCATTTTGTTTCTAATTTGCAGTACTACATCATGTTTGAAGTTTTGGAGGTCTCATGGTCTAATTTTGTGAAAGAAATGGAATTAGCTAAAGACCTTGATGATCTTCTTGCTGCGCATGAAAAgtatttattttcaattttagaGAAGTCTTTGCTTGGAGAACGTTCTCAGGATCTTAACAAGACACTCTTTGTTTTATTTGACCTAATATTGCGCTTCCGTAGTCATGCAGATCGACTCTATGAAGGCATTAATGAGCTGCAATCAAG GACTGCAGAATCATCAACTAATTCTCGTGATAAAGTCAAATCACGGGGAAAATCAAATGATAAATCGTCAGAACCAGGGTCATGGCTTGGTGAAGGCCGAAAGGCCTTCACTCAACGTGCTGGAGAATTCCTCAGAAATATGGGAAATGATATAGATGCGATCGGAAAGGATTATGCAACCATCTTTGAGGGGTTCATTTCACAGTTGCCTGTGCAGCAGCACATTGATTTGAAGTTTCTCATGTTTAGGCTCAACTTCACTGAGTTCTATAGTCAGCTACGCCCAATTACAAGAGGAAATCTTTTTTAG